In a single window of the Balaenoptera acutorostrata chromosome 3, mBalAcu1.1, whole genome shotgun sequence genome:
- the ARHGEF40 gene encoding rho guanine nucleotide exchange factor 40 isoform X1, which produces MEPEPVEDCVQSTLAALYPPFEATAPTLLGQVFQVVERTYREDALRYTLDFLVPAKHLLAKVQQEACAQYSGFLFFHEGWPLCLHEQVVVQLAALPWQLLRPGDFYLQVVPSAAQAPRLALKCLAPGGGRVQELPVPNEACAYLFTPEWLQGVNKDRPTGRLSTCLLSAPSGIQRLPWAELICPRFVHKGGLMVGHRPSTLPPEVPSGPPGLPSPPLPEEALGTRSPGDGHNAPAEGPEGEYVELLEVTLPVRGSPTDADSSSGLSRTRTVPTRKGAGGKGRHRRHRAWMHQKGLGPRDQDGARPPGEGSSAGASPGSPPGAEAEALPEAAALEVSEAPAEALGEASEFCPLRPGEVGGGAGQGAEGPPGTPRRAGKGNRRKKRAAGRGALNRGGDSAPLSPGDKEETSHQEALVSLHLPSEHELPGCGPVKEEHEGSGKPDPEPREELKPADEKEPRPPEACGPVEERAREREQEGPRLVCVAGPSNPEGLLSDPLAPSPETVQEVKGDSIPEEATPVSSSDDPGVAWDLMSSGCLVLTGGVDQSGRALLTITPPCPPEEPPPSQDVLSAALHYLHSLLRPDLQVLGLSVLLDLRKAPALPPALIPVLSQLQDSGDPPLIQRLLLLTHDDPPTELHGFQGAELLSESDLKRVAKPEELQWDLGGHRDPSPSHWVETHKEVERLCRLCRGVLGSVRRAIEELERAAEPEGEEVAGMPEPLQKVLADPRLTELQRDGGAILMRLRSTHSSKLEGPGPATLYQEVDEAIHQLVRLSNLHVQQQEQRQRLHRLQQVLQWLSGPGEEQLVSFAVPGDSLSALQETELRFRAFSAEVQERLAQAREALALEEDPASQKVLDIFEQRLEQVESGLHRALRLQRFFQQAHEWVDEGSTRLAGAGPGREAVLAALALRRTPEPSAGTFQEMRALALDLGSPAALREWGRCRARCQELEKRVQQQLGAEASPRGHRRRRADSASSGGAQRGSHSPSPSLRSLLLPSSPGPRAAPSHCSLAPCGEDCEEEGPELAPEAEGRPPRTVLIRGLEVTSTEVVDRTCSPREHVLLGRAGGPEGPWGVGTPRMERKRSISAQQRLVSELIACEQEYVATLSEPVPPAGPELTPELRGTWAAALSARERLRSFHRTHFLRELQGCATHPLRIGACFLRHGDQFSLYAQYVKHQHKLENGLAALSPPTKGTMEGGPHLPRALQQPLEQLARYGRLLEELLREAGPEPSSERQALGAAMQLLQEQETRGKDLLAVEAVRGCEIDLKEQGQLLHRDPFTVICGRKKCLRHVFLFEHLLLFSKLKGPEGGSETFVYKQAFKTADMGLTENIGDSGLCFELWFRRRRAREAYTLQAASPEIKLKWTSSIAQLLWRQAAHNKELRVQQMVSMGIGNKPFLDIKALGERTLSALLTGRAARTRASVAVSSFEHAGPSLPGLSPGACSLPARVEEEAWDLDVKQISLAPETLASSGDVSPGPRNSPSLQRPHPGSSTPILASGGILGLSRQSHARALSDPTTPL; this is translated from the exons GAGCCTGAGCCAGTAGAGGACTGTGTGCAGAGTACTTTGGCCGCCCTGTACCCACCTTTCGAGGCAACAGCCCCTACACTGTTGGGCCAAGTGTTCCAGGTGGTGGAGAGGACTTATCGGGAGGATGCGCTGAGGTACACGCTGGACTTCCTGGTGCCCGCCAAGCACCTGCTTGCCAAGGTCCAGCAGGAAGCCTGT GCCCAGTACAGCGGTTTCCTCTTCTTCCACGAGGGCTGGCCCCTCTGCCTGCACGAGCAGGTAGTGGTGCAGCTAGCAGCACTCCCCTGGCAGCTGCTGCGCCCAGGAGACTTCTACCTGCAAGTGGTGCCCTCAGCAGCCCAAGCGCCCCGCCTGGCACTCAAGTGCCTGGCCCCAGGGGGTGGGCGAGTGCAGGAACTGCCTGTGCCCAATGAGGCTTGTGCTTACCTGTTCACACCTGAGTGGCTACAAGGCGTCAATAAGGACAGGCCAACAGGTCGCCTCAGCACCTGCCTTCTGTCCGCACCCTCTGGGATTCAGCGACTGCCCTGGGCCGAGCTCATCTGCCCTCGATTTGTACACAAAGGGGGCCTCATGGTTGGACATCGGCCAAGCACACTACCCCCAGAAGTGCCCTCCGGACCCCCAGGGCTCCCCAGCCCTCCACTCCCCGAGGAGGCCCTGGGCACTCGGAGTCCCGGCGATGGGCACAATGCCCCTGCTGAAGGACCTGAGGGCGAGTACGTGGAGCTGCTGGAGGTGACGCTGCCTGTGAGGGGGAGCCCCACGGATGCTGACAGCTCCTCGGGCCTCTCCAGGACCCGGACGGTACCCACCCGCAAGGGTGCTGGGGGGAAGGGCCGGCATCGGAGACACCGGGCGTGGATGCACCAGAAGGGCCTGGGGCCTCGGGACCAGGATGGAGCCCGCCCGCCCGGTGAGGGGAGCAGCGCTGGAGCCTCCCCTGGGTCTCCCCCGGGAGCCGAGGCTGAGGCTCTCCCTGAGGCAGCAGCCCTGGAAGTATCTGAGGCCCCAGCAGAGGCGCTGGGGGAAGCCTCTGAGTTTTGCCCCCTGAGGCCAGGGGAGGTCGGAGGAGGAGCAGGCCAGGGGGCTGAAGGGCCGCCCGGTACCCCTCGGAGagcaggcaaaggaaacaggagAAAGAAGCGAGCTGCAGGCAGAGGGGCTCTTAACCGAGGAGGAGACAGTGCCCCACTGAGCCCTGGGGACAAGGAAGAGAccagccaccaggaagcccttGTCAGTCTGCACCTCCCAAGTGAACACGAGCTTCCAGGATGCGGCCCAGTTAAGGAGGAGCATGAAGGCTCGGGGAAGCCAGACCCTGAGCCGAGAGAGGAGCTCAAACCAGCAGACGAAAAAGAGCCTCGGCCCCCAGAAGCCTGTGGGCCTGTAGAAGAGAGGGCCAGAGAAAGAGAGCAGGAGGGGCCGAGGCTGGTGTGCGTGGCAG GGCCCAGCAATCCAGAAGGGCTCCTGTCTGACCCCCTGGCACCATCCCCAGAGACTGTGCAGGAAGTGAAAGGGGACAGCATCCCGGAAGAGGCCACTCCAGTCTCCAGCTCTGATGACCCTGGTGTAGCTTGGGACTTAATGTCGTCTGGATGTCTCGTCCTGACTG GAGGGGTGGATCAGAGTGGGCGAGCTCTGCTGACCATTACCCCACCATGCCCTCCTGAGGAGCCTCCACCCTCCCAAGACGTGCTGAGCGCTGCTCTTCATTACCTCCACTCACTGCTCAG GCCTGACCTACAGGTACTGGGGCTGTCAGTCCTGCTGGACCTTCGCAAGGCACCCGCACTGCCTCCAGCACTCATTCCTGTCCTGAGTCAACTTCAG GACTCAGGAGACCCTCCCCTCATTCAGCGGCTGCTGCTTCTCACTCATGATGACCCTCCAACTGAACTCCATGGATTTCAG GGTGCTGAGTTGCTGTCAGAGAGTGATCTGAAAAGAGTGGCCAAGCCAGAGGAGCTGCAGTGGGACTTGGGAGGTCACAGGGACCCCTCTCCCAGCCACTGGGTAGAGACACACAAG GAAGTGGAAAGGTTGTGCCGCCTGTGCCGAGGTGTGCTGGGCTCTGTACGGCGAGCCATTGAGGAGCTAGAGAGAGCAGCAGAGCCAGAGGGAGAG GAGGTGGCAGGAATGCCTGAGCCCCTACAGAAGGTACTGGCAGATCCCCGGCTGACGGAGCTGCAGAGGGATGGGGGAGCCATCCTGATGAGGCTGCGCTCCACCCACAGCAGCAA GCTGGAGGGCCCAGGCCCAGCTACACTGTATCAGGAGGTGGACGAAGCCATTCACCAGCTCGTGCGCCTTTCCAACCTACATGTGCAACAGCAGGAGCAGCGGCAACGCTTGCACCGACTCCAGCAG GTGCTGCAGTGGCTCTCAGGCCCGGGGGAGGAGCAGCTGGTGAGCTTTGCTGTGCCCGGGGACTCCCTGTCTGCCCTGCAGGAGACAGAGCTACGATTCCGGGCTTTCAGTGCTGAGGTTCAg GAGCGCCTGGCTCAGGCGAGGGAGGCCCTGGCCCTGGAGGAGGACCCTGCCTCCCAGAAGGTTCTGGATATCTTTGAACAGCGCCTGGAGCAGGTTGAGAGTGGCCTCCACCGGGCTCTGCGGCTACAGCGCTTCTTCCAGCAG GCACATGAATGGGTGGACGAAGGTTCCACGAGGCTAGCAGGAGCTGGGCCGGGGCGGGAAGCAGTGCTGGCAGCCCTGGCCCTGCGGCGCACCCCGGAGCCCAGCGCCGGCACCTTCCAGGAGATGCGGGCCCTGGCCCTGGACCTGGGCAGCCCGGCGGCCCTGCGAGAGTGGGGCCGCTGCCGGGCCCGCTGCCAAGAGCTGGAGAAGAGGGTTCAGCAACAGCTGGGAGCGGAGGCGAGTCCACGGGGCCACCGGCGACGACGGGCAGACAGTGCCAGCAGCGGAGGGGCCCAGCGGGGCTCCCACAGCCCCTCACCCAGCCTCCGTTCCCTGCTGCTCCCCAGCAGTCCCGGGCCGCGGGCAGCCCCGTCCCACTGCTCCCTGGCCCCCTGTGGGGAGGACTGTGAGGAGGAGGGCCCCGAGCTGGCTCCGGAAGCAGAAGGCAGACCGCCGAGGACCGTGCTGATCCGAGGCCTGGAGGTCACCAGTACGGAGGTGGTAGACAGGACGTGCTCACCCCGGGAACACGTGCTGCTGGGCCGGGCCGGGGGCCCAGAAGGGCCCTGGGGAGTAGGCACCCCCCGGATGGAGCGCAAGCGAAGCATCAG CGCCCAGCAGCGTCTGGTGTCTGAGCTGATTGCCTGTGAGCAGGAGTACGTGGCCACCTTGAGTGAGCCAGTGCCACCCGCTGGGCCTGAGCTGACCCCTGAACTGCGGGGCACCTGGGCCGCGGCCCTGAGTGCCCGGGAGAGGCTCCGCAGTTTCCACCGGACACACTTTCTGCGGGAGCTTCAGGGCTGCGCCACCCACCCCCTGCGCATTGGGGCCTGCTTCCTTCGCCAT GGGGACCAGTTCAGTCTTTACGCCCAGTACGTGAAGCACCAGCACAAACTGGAGAATGGTCTGGCTGCCCTCAGTCCCCCAACCAAG GGCACCATGGAGGGGGGCCCTCATCTGCCCCGGGCCCTGCAGCAGCCCCTGGAGCAGCTGGCCAGGTATGGGcggctcctggaggagctcctaagGGAAGCTGGGCCTGAACCAAGTTCTGAGCGCCAGGCCCTTGGGGCTGCCATGCAACTGCTCCAGGAACAAGAGACCCGCGGCAAAGACCTGCTGGCTGTGGAGGCGGTGCGTGGCTGCGAG ATAGATCTGAAGGAGCAGGGACAACTCCTGCACCGGGACCCTTTCACAGTCATCTGTGGCCGGAAAAAGTGCCTTCGCCACGTCTTTCTCTTTGAGCATCTCCTCCTGTTCAGCAAGCTCAAGGGCCCTGAGGGGGGGTCAGAGACCTTTGTTTATAAGCAGGCCTTTAAG ACTGCTGACATGGGGCTAACAGAAAACATCGGGGACAGTGGGCTCTGCTTTGAGCTGTGGTTTCGGCGGCGGCGTGCACGAGAGGCGTACACTCTGCAAGCAGCCTCACCAGAGATCAAACTCAAGTGGACAAGTTCTATTGCCCAGCTGCTGTGGAGACAGGCGGCCCACAACAAGG AGCTCCGAGTGCAGCAGATGGTCTCCATGGGCATTGGGAATAAACCCTTCCTGGACATCAAGGCCCTTGGGGAGCGGACGCTGAGTGCCCTGCTCACTGGAAGAG CCGCCCGCACCCGGGCCTCGGTGGCCGTGTCATCTTTTGAGCATGCCGGCCCCTCCCTTCCCGGTCTTTCCCCGGGAGCCTGTTCCCTGCCTGCCCGCGTCGAGGAGGAGGCCTGGGATCTGGACGTCAAGCAAATTTCCCTGG CCCCAGAAACACTTGCCTCTTCTGGAGATGTGTCCCCAGGACCAAGAAACAGCCCCAGCCTGCAACGCCCACACCCTGGGAGCAGCACTCCCATCTTGGCCAGTGGAGGGATCTTAGGGCTATCCCGACAG AGTCATGCCCGAGCCCTGAGTGACCCCACCACACCTCTGTGA
- the ARHGEF40 gene encoding rho guanine nucleotide exchange factor 40 isoform X3 — protein MEPEPVEDCVQSTLAALYPPFEATAPTLLGQVFQVVERTYREDALRYTLDFLVPAKHLLAKVQQEACAQYSGFLFFHEGWPLCLHEQVVVQLAALPWQLLRPGDFYLQVVPSAAQAPRLALKCLAPGGGRVQELPVPNEACAYLFTPEWLQGVNKDRPTGRLSTCLLSAPSGIQRLPWAELICPRFVHKGGLMVGHRPSTLPPEVPSGPPGLPSPPLPEEALGTRSPGDGHNAPAEGPEGEYVELLEVTLPVRGSPTDADSSSGLSRTRTVPTRKGAGGKGRHRRHRAWMHQKGLGPRDQDGARPPGEGSSAGASPGSPPGAEAEALPEAAALEVSEAPAEALGEASEFCPLRPGEVGGGAGQGAEGPPGTPRRAGKGNRRKKRAAGRGALNRGGDSAPLSPGDKEETSHQEALVSLHLPSEHELPGCGPVKEEHEGSGKPDPEPREELKPADEKEPRPPEACGPVEERAREREQEGPRLVCVAGPSNPEGLLSDPLAPSPETVQEVKGDSIPEEATPVSSSDDPGVAWDLMSSGCLVLTGGVDQSGRALLTITPPCPPEEPPPSQDVLSAALHYLHSLLRPDLQVLGLSVLLDLRKAPALPPALIPVLSQLQDSGDPPLIQRLLLLTHDDPPTELHGFQGAELLSESDLKRVAKPEELQWDLGGHRDPSPSHWVETHKEVERLCRLCRGVLGSVRRAIEELERAAEPEGEEVAGMPEPLQKVLADPRLTELQRDGGAILMRLRSTHSSKLEGPGPATLYQEVDEAIHQLVRLSNLHVQQQEQRQRLHRLQQVLQWLSGPGEEQLVSFAVPGDSLSALQETELRFRAFSAEVQERLAQAREALALEEDPASQKVLDIFEQRLEQVESGLHRALRLQRFFQQAHEWVDEGSTRLAGAGPGREAVLAALALRRTPEPSAGTFQEMRALALDLGSPAALREWGRCRARCQELEKRVQQQLGAEASPRGHRRRRADSASSGGAQRGSHSPSPSLRSLLLPSSPGPRAAPSHCSLAPCGEDCEEEGPELAPEAEGRPPRTVLIRGLEVTSTEVVDRTCSPREHVLLGRAGGPEGPWGVGTPRMERKRSISAQQRLVSELIACEQEYVATLSEPVPPAGPELTPELRGTWAAALSARERLRSFHRTHFLRELQGCATHPLRIGACFLRHGDQFSLYAQYVKHQHKLENGLAALSPPTKGTMEGGPHLPRALQQPLEQLARYGRLLEELLREAGPEPSSERQALGAAMQLLQEQETRGKDLLAVEAVRGCEIDLKEQGQLLHRDPFTVICGRKKCLRHVFLFEHLLLFSKLKGPEGGSETFVYKQAFKTADMGLTENIGDSGLCFELWFRRRRAREAYTLQAASPEIKLKWTSSIAQLLWRQAAHNKELRVQQMVSMGIGNKPFLDIKALGERTLSALLTGRAPETLASSGDVSPGPRNSPSLQRPHPGSSTPILASGGILGLSRQSHARALSDPTTPL, from the exons GAGCCTGAGCCAGTAGAGGACTGTGTGCAGAGTACTTTGGCCGCCCTGTACCCACCTTTCGAGGCAACAGCCCCTACACTGTTGGGCCAAGTGTTCCAGGTGGTGGAGAGGACTTATCGGGAGGATGCGCTGAGGTACACGCTGGACTTCCTGGTGCCCGCCAAGCACCTGCTTGCCAAGGTCCAGCAGGAAGCCTGT GCCCAGTACAGCGGTTTCCTCTTCTTCCACGAGGGCTGGCCCCTCTGCCTGCACGAGCAGGTAGTGGTGCAGCTAGCAGCACTCCCCTGGCAGCTGCTGCGCCCAGGAGACTTCTACCTGCAAGTGGTGCCCTCAGCAGCCCAAGCGCCCCGCCTGGCACTCAAGTGCCTGGCCCCAGGGGGTGGGCGAGTGCAGGAACTGCCTGTGCCCAATGAGGCTTGTGCTTACCTGTTCACACCTGAGTGGCTACAAGGCGTCAATAAGGACAGGCCAACAGGTCGCCTCAGCACCTGCCTTCTGTCCGCACCCTCTGGGATTCAGCGACTGCCCTGGGCCGAGCTCATCTGCCCTCGATTTGTACACAAAGGGGGCCTCATGGTTGGACATCGGCCAAGCACACTACCCCCAGAAGTGCCCTCCGGACCCCCAGGGCTCCCCAGCCCTCCACTCCCCGAGGAGGCCCTGGGCACTCGGAGTCCCGGCGATGGGCACAATGCCCCTGCTGAAGGACCTGAGGGCGAGTACGTGGAGCTGCTGGAGGTGACGCTGCCTGTGAGGGGGAGCCCCACGGATGCTGACAGCTCCTCGGGCCTCTCCAGGACCCGGACGGTACCCACCCGCAAGGGTGCTGGGGGGAAGGGCCGGCATCGGAGACACCGGGCGTGGATGCACCAGAAGGGCCTGGGGCCTCGGGACCAGGATGGAGCCCGCCCGCCCGGTGAGGGGAGCAGCGCTGGAGCCTCCCCTGGGTCTCCCCCGGGAGCCGAGGCTGAGGCTCTCCCTGAGGCAGCAGCCCTGGAAGTATCTGAGGCCCCAGCAGAGGCGCTGGGGGAAGCCTCTGAGTTTTGCCCCCTGAGGCCAGGGGAGGTCGGAGGAGGAGCAGGCCAGGGGGCTGAAGGGCCGCCCGGTACCCCTCGGAGagcaggcaaaggaaacaggagAAAGAAGCGAGCTGCAGGCAGAGGGGCTCTTAACCGAGGAGGAGACAGTGCCCCACTGAGCCCTGGGGACAAGGAAGAGAccagccaccaggaagcccttGTCAGTCTGCACCTCCCAAGTGAACACGAGCTTCCAGGATGCGGCCCAGTTAAGGAGGAGCATGAAGGCTCGGGGAAGCCAGACCCTGAGCCGAGAGAGGAGCTCAAACCAGCAGACGAAAAAGAGCCTCGGCCCCCAGAAGCCTGTGGGCCTGTAGAAGAGAGGGCCAGAGAAAGAGAGCAGGAGGGGCCGAGGCTGGTGTGCGTGGCAG GGCCCAGCAATCCAGAAGGGCTCCTGTCTGACCCCCTGGCACCATCCCCAGAGACTGTGCAGGAAGTGAAAGGGGACAGCATCCCGGAAGAGGCCACTCCAGTCTCCAGCTCTGATGACCCTGGTGTAGCTTGGGACTTAATGTCGTCTGGATGTCTCGTCCTGACTG GAGGGGTGGATCAGAGTGGGCGAGCTCTGCTGACCATTACCCCACCATGCCCTCCTGAGGAGCCTCCACCCTCCCAAGACGTGCTGAGCGCTGCTCTTCATTACCTCCACTCACTGCTCAG GCCTGACCTACAGGTACTGGGGCTGTCAGTCCTGCTGGACCTTCGCAAGGCACCCGCACTGCCTCCAGCACTCATTCCTGTCCTGAGTCAACTTCAG GACTCAGGAGACCCTCCCCTCATTCAGCGGCTGCTGCTTCTCACTCATGATGACCCTCCAACTGAACTCCATGGATTTCAG GGTGCTGAGTTGCTGTCAGAGAGTGATCTGAAAAGAGTGGCCAAGCCAGAGGAGCTGCAGTGGGACTTGGGAGGTCACAGGGACCCCTCTCCCAGCCACTGGGTAGAGACACACAAG GAAGTGGAAAGGTTGTGCCGCCTGTGCCGAGGTGTGCTGGGCTCTGTACGGCGAGCCATTGAGGAGCTAGAGAGAGCAGCAGAGCCAGAGGGAGAG GAGGTGGCAGGAATGCCTGAGCCCCTACAGAAGGTACTGGCAGATCCCCGGCTGACGGAGCTGCAGAGGGATGGGGGAGCCATCCTGATGAGGCTGCGCTCCACCCACAGCAGCAA GCTGGAGGGCCCAGGCCCAGCTACACTGTATCAGGAGGTGGACGAAGCCATTCACCAGCTCGTGCGCCTTTCCAACCTACATGTGCAACAGCAGGAGCAGCGGCAACGCTTGCACCGACTCCAGCAG GTGCTGCAGTGGCTCTCAGGCCCGGGGGAGGAGCAGCTGGTGAGCTTTGCTGTGCCCGGGGACTCCCTGTCTGCCCTGCAGGAGACAGAGCTACGATTCCGGGCTTTCAGTGCTGAGGTTCAg GAGCGCCTGGCTCAGGCGAGGGAGGCCCTGGCCCTGGAGGAGGACCCTGCCTCCCAGAAGGTTCTGGATATCTTTGAACAGCGCCTGGAGCAGGTTGAGAGTGGCCTCCACCGGGCTCTGCGGCTACAGCGCTTCTTCCAGCAG GCACATGAATGGGTGGACGAAGGTTCCACGAGGCTAGCAGGAGCTGGGCCGGGGCGGGAAGCAGTGCTGGCAGCCCTGGCCCTGCGGCGCACCCCGGAGCCCAGCGCCGGCACCTTCCAGGAGATGCGGGCCCTGGCCCTGGACCTGGGCAGCCCGGCGGCCCTGCGAGAGTGGGGCCGCTGCCGGGCCCGCTGCCAAGAGCTGGAGAAGAGGGTTCAGCAACAGCTGGGAGCGGAGGCGAGTCCACGGGGCCACCGGCGACGACGGGCAGACAGTGCCAGCAGCGGAGGGGCCCAGCGGGGCTCCCACAGCCCCTCACCCAGCCTCCGTTCCCTGCTGCTCCCCAGCAGTCCCGGGCCGCGGGCAGCCCCGTCCCACTGCTCCCTGGCCCCCTGTGGGGAGGACTGTGAGGAGGAGGGCCCCGAGCTGGCTCCGGAAGCAGAAGGCAGACCGCCGAGGACCGTGCTGATCCGAGGCCTGGAGGTCACCAGTACGGAGGTGGTAGACAGGACGTGCTCACCCCGGGAACACGTGCTGCTGGGCCGGGCCGGGGGCCCAGAAGGGCCCTGGGGAGTAGGCACCCCCCGGATGGAGCGCAAGCGAAGCATCAG CGCCCAGCAGCGTCTGGTGTCTGAGCTGATTGCCTGTGAGCAGGAGTACGTGGCCACCTTGAGTGAGCCAGTGCCACCCGCTGGGCCTGAGCTGACCCCTGAACTGCGGGGCACCTGGGCCGCGGCCCTGAGTGCCCGGGAGAGGCTCCGCAGTTTCCACCGGACACACTTTCTGCGGGAGCTTCAGGGCTGCGCCACCCACCCCCTGCGCATTGGGGCCTGCTTCCTTCGCCAT GGGGACCAGTTCAGTCTTTACGCCCAGTACGTGAAGCACCAGCACAAACTGGAGAATGGTCTGGCTGCCCTCAGTCCCCCAACCAAG GGCACCATGGAGGGGGGCCCTCATCTGCCCCGGGCCCTGCAGCAGCCCCTGGAGCAGCTGGCCAGGTATGGGcggctcctggaggagctcctaagGGAAGCTGGGCCTGAACCAAGTTCTGAGCGCCAGGCCCTTGGGGCTGCCATGCAACTGCTCCAGGAACAAGAGACCCGCGGCAAAGACCTGCTGGCTGTGGAGGCGGTGCGTGGCTGCGAG ATAGATCTGAAGGAGCAGGGACAACTCCTGCACCGGGACCCTTTCACAGTCATCTGTGGCCGGAAAAAGTGCCTTCGCCACGTCTTTCTCTTTGAGCATCTCCTCCTGTTCAGCAAGCTCAAGGGCCCTGAGGGGGGGTCAGAGACCTTTGTTTATAAGCAGGCCTTTAAG ACTGCTGACATGGGGCTAACAGAAAACATCGGGGACAGTGGGCTCTGCTTTGAGCTGTGGTTTCGGCGGCGGCGTGCACGAGAGGCGTACACTCTGCAAGCAGCCTCACCAGAGATCAAACTCAAGTGGACAAGTTCTATTGCCCAGCTGCTGTGGAGACAGGCGGCCCACAACAAGG AGCTCCGAGTGCAGCAGATGGTCTCCATGGGCATTGGGAATAAACCCTTCCTGGACATCAAGGCCCTTGGGGAGCGGACGCTGAGTGCCCTGCTCACTGGAAGAG CCCCAGAAACACTTGCCTCTTCTGGAGATGTGTCCCCAGGACCAAGAAACAGCCCCAGCCTGCAACGCCCACACCCTGGGAGCAGCACTCCCATCTTGGCCAGTGGAGGGATCTTAGGGCTATCCCGACAG AGTCATGCCCGAGCCCTGAGTGACCCCACCACACCTCTGTGA